A single window of Trueperaceae bacterium DNA harbors:
- a CDS encoding ABC-F family ATP-binding cassette domain-containing protein, whose product MELLTVRDLTIEHQGRMLLAGADLTVREGMRIGLIGGNGSGKSTLLEVLAGVRQGDGGRVRRAPGIAVGFLPQWPRLGEDRNVWEAALEGISRITRLELELRELEGGLSRGEGSLEEYGELREAFERAGGYAAEAVLREHLAALGIGDRQLELNVGRLSGGERARLALARVLAAEPPLLFLDEPTNHLDLPALEWLGKRLRRWSGAVVLVSHDRELLDLVCTHAAELRDERLEISRGGYSRLREQQGVMDRATERRERERRKEAARLEGIARELRSWGSAQAQRRRRRAERDRETLGAVARERHSTSLSGLPAPTTREAEGRLLEARRLTSVAGDRELFEGAHLTIDAGDKIALLGPNGSGKSTLLRLIAGEEQSDDPRAEFRWHRDIKLLYSGQSDRGMNDDRMVLEQLTELVSGDRARMLLSLSGLPRETWGRLPGELSGGERARAGLARLLAAEANLMLLDEPSNDLDLYAIETLHSTLAASEAAIVFATHDRALARLAQRVWSIEEGELVEYRGGFEGYLAGRRRLEPGVEAASPGDQADSHEAAPEEGDDLESLELERLGVEARLEDPLRLTERERLRLEERHRQLIDLLSLAYDSRLPPPLPPFSLGQGAVRLAAEIGGEGLTYFSDAPVEMKLIVRDRIGHLTLRESEDSALLPWARGALVDAAVRLAFYALAPDAVQYQYRPHFGSALLEQAEGGWWTIDRRRFERLEGWDRGTDSGRLSSGSKVRARRRRRSKSASSPGPEAAG is encoded by the coding sequence ATGGAGCTTCTCACAGTCCGCGATCTCACCATCGAACACCAGGGCCGCATGCTGCTGGCCGGCGCCGATCTGACCGTCAGGGAGGGGATGAGGATCGGGTTGATAGGCGGCAACGGCAGCGGCAAGAGCACACTGCTGGAGGTTCTGGCCGGTGTTCGGCAGGGCGATGGCGGGCGGGTGCGCCGCGCGCCCGGGATCGCGGTCGGCTTCCTGCCGCAGTGGCCCCGACTGGGAGAGGATCGGAACGTCTGGGAAGCGGCACTCGAGGGGATCTCCCGGATCACCCGGCTGGAACTCGAGTTGCGGGAGCTGGAGGGAGGCTTGAGCCGGGGTGAGGGCAGCCTGGAAGAGTACGGCGAACTCCGAGAGGCGTTCGAGCGTGCGGGCGGTTACGCGGCCGAGGCGGTCTTGCGCGAACATCTGGCGGCGCTCGGCATCGGCGACCGGCAGCTGGAGCTGAACGTCGGTCGACTGTCGGGTGGCGAGCGAGCTCGTCTGGCCCTGGCCAGGGTGCTCGCTGCGGAACCTCCCCTGCTATTTCTGGATGAGCCCACCAACCACCTCGACCTGCCCGCCCTCGAGTGGCTGGGGAAGAGGTTGCGACGCTGGAGCGGCGCTGTCGTGCTGGTATCTCACGACCGGGAACTGCTCGACCTCGTCTGCACCCACGCTGCCGAGTTGCGGGACGAGCGACTGGAGATCAGCCGGGGTGGTTACAGCCGCCTGCGCGAGCAGCAGGGGGTCATGGACCGCGCGACCGAGCGACGTGAACGGGAGCGACGCAAGGAGGCGGCCAGGCTCGAGGGGATCGCACGCGAGCTTCGCTCGTGGGGCAGTGCGCAAGCCCAGCGCAGAAGGCGGCGGGCAGAGAGGGACAGGGAAACGCTCGGTGCGGTGGCAAGGGAGCGTCACAGCACCTCGCTGTCAGGGCTACCGGCGCCGACCACGCGCGAAGCGGAAGGAAGACTGCTCGAAGCGCGCCGGCTCACGAGTGTCGCCGGCGACCGGGAGCTGTTCGAGGGCGCCCACCTCACCATCGACGCGGGCGACAAGATCGCCCTCCTGGGGCCGAACGGCAGCGGCAAGAGCACGCTCCTGCGGCTCATCGCCGGGGAGGAGCAGTCCGACGATCCTCGTGCCGAGTTCCGGTGGCACCGGGACATCAAGCTGCTGTACAGCGGACAGTCCGATCGCGGTATGAACGACGACCGGATGGTACTGGAGCAGCTGACCGAACTGGTCAGCGGCGATCGCGCCAGGATGCTCCTCTCGCTGAGCGGCCTTCCCCGGGAGACCTGGGGGCGGCTACCGGGCGAACTCTCGGGCGGCGAACGAGCGCGTGCCGGACTAGCCAGGCTGCTGGCTGCCGAAGCCAACCTGATGCTGCTGGACGAACCCTCGAACGACCTCGACCTGTACGCCATCGAGACCCTTCACAGCACGCTCGCCGCGAGCGAGGCCGCGATCGTCTTCGCCACCCACGACCGGGCCCTGGCACGCCTCGCGCAGCGGGTCTGGTCGATCGAGGAGGGGGAGCTCGTCGAGTACAGAGGCGGGTTCGAGGGCTACCTGGCTGGCCGCAGGCGGCTCGAGCCGGGGGTGGAAGCGGCGTCGCCAGGAGACCAGGCCGATAGCCACGAAGCGGCTCCCGAGGAGGGTGACGACCTGGAGAGTCTCGAACTCGAACGCCTCGGTGTGGAGGCCCGGCTCGAGGACCCGTTGCGGCTCACCGAGCGGGAACGCCTGCGGCTGGAGGAGCGCCATCGCCAGTTGATCGACCTGCTCTCGCTGGCGTACGACAGCAGGCTCCCTCCCCCGCTGCCACCGTTCTCGCTGGGCCAGGGGGCGGTGCGGTTGGCCGCCGAGATCGGGGGCGAGGGCCTTACCTACTTCAGTGACGCGCCCGTCGAGATGAAGCTCATCGTTCGGGACCGGATAGGTCATCTGACCCTGCGGGAGTCGGAGGACTCGGCGCTCCTGCCGTGGGCGCGAGGAGCCCTTGTCGATGCGGCCGTCCGGCTGGCCTTCTATGCTCTCGCGCCTGACGCCGTCCAGTACCAGTACCGGCCACACTTCGGTTCGGCCCTGCTCGAGCAGGCCGAGGGCGGCTGGTGGACGATCGACAGGCGCCGATTCGAACGGCTGGAAGGCTGGGATCGCGGGACGGATAGCGGCCGTCTGTCCTCCGGTAGCAAGGTGCGGGCCCGGAGGCGCCGCCGCTCCAAGAGTGCGTCCAGCCCGGGCCCGGAGGCCGCCGGATGA
- a CDS encoding RNHCP domain-containing protein — translation MKRFTAVGRNTGFRCDNCGREVPPLKVGGCRNHCPFCLYSRHVDIDPGDRANECGGLMEPLGVVTDARKGYVIVHRCESCGEVKRNRATLDDPECPDDFDVILEMSRRPVQG, via the coding sequence ATGAAGCGCTTCACGGCGGTAGGACGGAACACGGGCTTCCGCTGCGACAATTGCGGGCGCGAGGTACCGCCCCTGAAAGTCGGTGGCTGCCGCAACCATTGCCCCTTCTGCCTCTACTCCAGGCATGTCGATATCGATCCGGGGGACCGGGCCAACGAGTGTGGAGGACTCATGGAACCTCTCGGAGTGGTGACCGACGCAAGGAAGGGCTACGTGATCGTGCACCGCTGTGAGAGCTGCGGCGAGGTGAAGCGGAACCGCGCGACGCTCGACGATCCCGAGTGCCCCGACGACTTCGACGTGATCCTGGAGATGTCCCGGCGGCCCGTTCAGGGTTGA
- a CDS encoding amidohydrolase, which yields MNEEKPRSSGDTLFTNCTVLTGDGSTASAVALRGDKVLMVGSDRQVREHLAPGARVVDAAGGFLMPAFHDSHLHLTQHGFELGQVDLHSAQTLGEGIARVAQRAARQPVGSWVLGAGFALQRWGVTSLDRHMLDEVAPHHPVLLRSQDHHSAWANSAALERAGVSAATPDTADGTLVRDETGEPTGLLLERALHLVWDVIPEPDSAAIRGAIRRAAADLAGRGIATVHHMAYEPAAYWREVALAASDERFELRVWACVNQEEIEHAREIGLATGQGGPGFIIGGAKFFADGALGSRTAWMLEPYAGTEEVGVAVHGPDVLAERYPLAIENGLTPVTHAIGDAAARAVIDALEATAPQWRERGLRPRLEHAQHLAAEEVGRIARLGVVASVQPIHLTFDVPSISTLLPDRKERAYRIRELLEAGVPLAFGSDTPVAPPDVFAGTRAACYRRGVDGDLLCPEQAIGVDQALAAYTSGAAYAIGREGSSGRLAPGFDADIVLLSHDPRASLDDLRVRATLKGGTPTHDPEGLFESGYTRA from the coding sequence ATGAACGAAGAGAAGCCACGAAGCAGCGGCGACACGCTGTTCACGAACTGCACCGTTCTGACCGGTGACGGCTCGACCGCCTCAGCGGTGGCGCTGCGTGGCGACAAGGTCCTGATGGTGGGAAGCGACCGGCAGGTGAGGGAGCACCTGGCACCGGGCGCTCGCGTCGTGGATGCAGCCGGCGGTTTCCTCATGCCGGCCTTCCACGACAGTCATCTCCACCTGACCCAGCACGGTTTCGAACTCGGTCAGGTCGATCTGCACTCTGCCCAGACACTCGGGGAGGGTATCGCACGGGTCGCACAGAGGGCGGCCAGACAGCCCGTGGGGAGCTGGGTCCTCGGCGCCGGATTCGCCCTCCAACGCTGGGGGGTGACCTCACTCGACCGCCACATGCTCGACGAGGTGGCGCCGCACCATCCGGTGCTGCTGCGCTCCCAGGATCACCACAGCGCCTGGGCGAACAGCGCCGCCCTCGAACGTGCCGGCGTGAGCGCCGCCACTCCCGACACGGCCGATGGGACGCTCGTTCGAGACGAGACCGGGGAGCCGACCGGCCTGCTGCTGGAGCGCGCTCTGCATCTGGTGTGGGACGTCATCCCCGAGCCCGACTCCGCCGCCATCCGAGGGGCCATCAGACGGGCCGCGGCTGACCTGGCAGGGCGGGGAATAGCTACGGTTCACCACATGGCGTACGAGCCTGCTGCCTACTGGCGCGAAGTGGCGCTGGCGGCCTCGGACGAACGGTTCGAGTTGCGAGTCTGGGCCTGTGTGAACCAGGAGGAGATCGAGCACGCCAGGGAGATAGGCCTGGCCACAGGACAGGGCGGTCCCGGGTTCATCATCGGTGGAGCCAAGTTCTTCGCCGACGGCGCCCTGGGGAGTCGAACGGCCTGGATGCTCGAGCCGTACGCGGGAACGGAGGAGGTCGGAGTTGCGGTGCATGGACCCGACGTCCTGGCCGAGCGTTACCCGTTGGCCATCGAGAACGGTCTGACGCCGGTCACCCACGCCATAGGAGACGCGGCGGCACGAGCGGTCATCGATGCGCTGGAGGCGACGGCTCCACAGTGGCGCGAACGGGGCTTGCGTCCACGCTTGGAGCACGCTCAGCATTTGGCGGCAGAGGAAGTAGGTCGTATCGCGCGTCTCGGAGTAGTCGCCTCGGTCCAACCGATCCACCTCACCTTCGACGTTCCCTCGATCAGCACGCTGCTCCCCGACAGGAAGGAGCGCGCCTACCGCATCCGCGAGCTGCTCGAAGCCGGCGTCCCGCTGGCGTTCGGCTCCGACACTCCCGTTGCCCCGCCCGATGTTTTCGCGGGCACCCGCGCGGCCTGCTACCGGAGGGGCGTCGACGGCGATTTGCTCTGCCCCGAGCAGGCGATAGGCGTGGACCAGGCGCTGGCTGCCTACACTAGCGGCGCCGCTTACGCCATCGGGCGTGAAGGTAGCAGCGGCAGGCTCGCGCCCGGTTTCGACGCCGACATCGTGCTTCTCTCGCACGACCCGCGAGCTTCGCTCGACGACCTGCGGGTACGAGCGACGCTCAAGGGCGGGACGCCGACCCACGATCCTGAAGGGCTTTTCGAGAGCGGCTATACTCGGGCATGA
- a CDS encoding glutamate-5-semialdehyde dehydrogenase: MTVAPALDLDALLLRSRAAARRLHRADRSAGLQAIADALEEARHVIIDANRRDVEAEKGRGTPTSKVDRLTLDEGRLAGIAAAVRQIADLPDPLDRVLDGWRLANGLEVRKVTVPFGVIGMIYESRPNVTVDAAALALKAGSAAVLRGSSNALASNRAITQVMRRALGSAGLPEDAVQLVDSPERHYVTELLAARGKIDLVIPRGGASLISHVVENARVPTIETGVGNCHVYVDAAADLEKARRIVFNAKVQRPGVCNAAETLLAHSAVAADFLPAILGDLRDAGVALVGCERARSHGVSVGAASEADWREEYLDLKLAVRVVDGLDEAIEHIVRYGSQHSEAIVTEERSAARRFQDEVDAAAVLVNASTRFTDGFEFGFGAEIGISTQKLHARGPMGLAALVTYKYLVDGEGQIRG, encoded by the coding sequence ATGACCGTAGCTCCCGCCCTCGATCTGGACGCTCTGCTGCTGCGCTCGCGGGCGGCCGCGAGGCGCCTGCACCGTGCCGACCGCAGCGCCGGTCTCCAGGCGATCGCAGACGCCCTCGAGGAAGCGCGCCACGTCATCATCGACGCCAACCGGCGCGACGTCGAGGCAGAGAAGGGCCGCGGTACGCCCACCTCCAAGGTCGACCGGCTCACCCTCGACGAGGGGCGCCTGGCAGGCATCGCTGCGGCGGTCAGGCAGATCGCCGATCTGCCGGATCCGCTCGACCGGGTGCTGGACGGCTGGCGGCTCGCCAACGGCCTCGAAGTGCGCAAGGTCACCGTGCCTTTCGGCGTAATCGGCATGATCTACGAGTCGCGTCCGAACGTCACCGTCGATGCCGCCGCCCTCGCACTGAAGGCGGGAAGCGCCGCTGTGCTGAGGGGGTCATCCAACGCACTCGCCTCGAACCGCGCGATCACCCAGGTGATGAGGCGCGCGCTGGGCAGCGCGGGCCTCCCGGAAGACGCGGTGCAGCTGGTCGATTCGCCCGAACGCCACTACGTTACCGAACTGCTCGCGGCACGGGGCAAGATCGATCTGGTCATCCCTCGGGGCGGAGCATCGCTCATCTCCCACGTCGTCGAGAATGCCAGGGTTCCCACTATCGAGACGGGCGTCGGTAACTGCCACGTGTACGTCGATGCCGCTGCCGACCTCGAGAAGGCCCGGCGGATCGTCTTCAACGCCAAGGTCCAGCGGCCCGGAGTGTGCAACGCGGCCGAGACTCTGCTGGCGCACTCGGCGGTGGCGGCAGATTTCCTCCCGGCGATCCTGGGAGACCTCCGGGATGCGGGCGTTGCACTGGTGGGTTGCGAGCGCGCCCGGAGCCACGGTGTGAGCGTGGGAGCGGCGAGCGAGGCCGACTGGCGCGAAGAGTACCTCGACCTGAAGTTGGCGGTGCGAGTGGTCGATGGTCTCGACGAAGCGATCGAGCACATCGTGAGGTACGGTTCGCAGCACAGCGAGGCGATCGTGACCGAGGAGCGAAGTGCCGCGCGCCGTTTCCAGGATGAGGTGGATGCCGCCGCGGTACTGGTCAACGCCTCTACCCGGTTCACCGACGGCTTCGAATTCGGTTTCGGGGCCGAGATCGGCATCTCCACGCAGAAACTGCACGCTCGCGGGCCCATGGGCCTCGCGGCGCTGGTTACCTACAAGTACCTGGTAGACGGAGAAGGGCAGATCAGGGGCTGA